The sequence CCGGCATAACGACATCGACAAACTGAACGAAGTCGGCAAGCTGCTCGGCGAGATCAAGTTGGCCTGGGATCAGATTGCGCCAAAGGCGTAAGCGGGTCTCCTCAATCCGGCTTGGGTCCGTCGAGCCAAGCCGCGATGAATCTGCGTTATTCGAGGACAATCATGCCGTCACGCACTCAGGCGTTTGCCACACTCACCGGAAAGCTTCGCGATGCGTTGGCCGCAGGGGATTGGGCTGCGATAGCGACGCTGGATGAGGAATGCCGCGCCCTGGTCGCGTCGTTGCGCGACGAAGATGCGTCGGACGTCGGACTCCGGGATCAACTCGAGTCGTTGACTAATCTGTACGGCGAACTCCAGCACTCTGGTCGCAACGAGCGGGAGCGGTTGATCGGTGAGCTGACTCGCTTGAGCCAGTCGAAGCACGTCAATCAAGCCTACACCCCGCTGGACTGAGTCACGCTCCGATCCGGGCGCGGTCGGGCAGGCTTTTGGCGGTGGAGCAGGCTGTCATCCTGTCAGGCGTGGCGCGACAGCCGAGCCGGCTGGATGATGGCGTCTTGTCCATCCACCCAGCCGGCGGCTCGGTCTGTGAGCGCGCTGACTGGGTTCAGCGATACTCGCAAAGGTAGGCCGTATCGCTGGCAACCTTCAGTTGAAACGTGCTGTTCGCAGGCACGGTGAACTGGCTGCCTGCGCCGAAGGTTTGATAGTTCTCGCTTCCGGGCAGCTTCACGTCCAGGCTGCCTGCGACCACGTGCATGACTTCCAGCTGGTTCGTACCGAATTCATAATCGCCGGGGGCCATCACACCGATGGTGGCCGGGCCTGCCGCCATGTCGAAGGCGATGGATTTGACGGTGCCGTCGAAGTACTCGTTGACCTTGAACATCGGAAACCTCTGAGGGTGCGAAAAAGGGTCGCCAGTATGCCGAAGCGCCGTGTTGCCGTCATCTGTCGCTGAGGTTACGAGCCTGCCGGCATTTCCGGCTTTCGGTTGGTGCCAGGGTCACGATCGGAAGATGAAATAAACCGCCCCCAGCAGACACAGGCCGGCCCAGAGATAGTCGAGCTTCAAGGGTTGCTGCATGTACAGGACGCTGAACGGCACGAAGATCGCGAGGGTGATTACCTCCTGCATGATCTTTAGCTGGCCGATGGACAGTTCGGTGTATCCAATGCGGTTGGCTGGCACCATGATCAGGTATTCGAACAGGGCGATGCACCAACTGATCAACGCGGCGATCAGCCAGGGCTTCCCGTTGAGCGTCTTGAGGTGGCCGTACCACGCGAAGGTCATGAAGAGGTTGGAGACGCAGAGCAGGGCAGCAGTCTGAAGCCAGATAGGCATGGGGGAACTCCAGTACGATGGCGGATCCTATTGCGGCGCCGCACCGCTCGCAAGCCCCCTGAAGGCCCCTTTCCGGTTAGTGCCTTTTATCCAGTCAGCCATTATTATCGCCGCCCCGTTTTTCATTCGGATGACTGGAATGAATTGCCGTCCCGGTTGCGGTGCGTGCTGCATTGCTCCTTCGATCAGTTCGCCGATTCCCGGTATGCCTTTCGGAAAACCGGCCGGCGAGCGCTGTATGCATCTCTCCGACAGCAATCACTGTGCTCTGTTTGGCCAACCGTCCAGGCCGGGCGTTTGTGCGGCGTTTCAGGCAGATCGCCTCGTCTGCGGCGACCGTCGGGAGGATGCGATCCGATTGCTCGGTTGGTTGGAGCAGGCCACGGCCTGACGTGCGCGGGTGGGAGGAGGGCGGCTGTGTTCGGAGTGTCGTGACATCGGTGGCTCGGGCAGCGAGATGGCTGACGCGCGTGTCGGGCCGCCGTGGGGCCATAAAAAAGGCTGCCTCATCGGCAGCCTTTCTCGTTCCGGCTAGCGGCTCAGCGAGGCAGGTCGCGCTGCGGATGGCCGGTGTACAGCTGACGCGGGCGGCCGATCTTCTGGCCCATCGCGATCATTTCCTTCCAGTGCGAGATCCAGCCGACGGTCCGCGCCAGAGCGAAGATTACGGTGAACATGCTGGTCGGGATGCCGATGGCCTTGAGGATGATCCCCGAGTAGAAATCGACGTTCGGATACAGGTTGCGTTCTGCGAAGTAGGGATCGTTGAGAGCGATTTCTTCCAGCTTCATCGCCAGTTCGAGCTGGGGATCGTTGATGCCCAGTTCGCCCAGGACTTCGTCGCAGGTCTGCTTCATGACCTTCGCGCGCGGATCGAAGTTCTTGTAAACCCGGTGGCCGAAGCCCATGAGTTTGAACGGATCGTTCTTGTCCTTGGCCTTGGCCAGGAAGGTCTCGATGTTCGATACGTCGCCAATCTCGTCCAGCATGGTGAGAACTGCTTCGTTCGCACCGCCGTGTGCCGGGCCCCAGAGGGCTGCGATACCGGCGGCGATACAGGCGAACGGGTTGGCGCCGGTGGAGCCCGCCAGGCGAACGGTGGACGTGGAGGCGTTTTGCTCGTGGTCAGCGTGCAGAATGAAGATGCGGTCCATGGCCTTGGCCAGAACGGGGCTGATCGGCTTCACTTCGCATGGTGTGTTGAACATCATGTGCAGGAAGTTTTCAGCATAGTTCAGGTCGTTTCGCGGATACATCATCGGCTGACCCATGGAGTACTTGTAGACCATGGCGGCCAGGGTCGGCATCTTGGCGACCAGGCGGACCGCAGAAATTTCGCGGTGGTGCGGGTCGTTGATGTCCAGCGAGTCGTGATAGAAGGCCGAGAGCGCGCCGACTACGCCGCACATGATGGCCATCGGGTGTGCATCGCGACGGAAACCATTAAGGAACGACTTGAGCTGCTCGTGAACCATCGTGTGGTTCTTGACCGTGCTGATGAACTTTGCTTTTTCCTCGGCGGTGGGCAGTTCGCCGTTCAGCAGGAGGTAGCAGGTCTCGAGGTAATCGGCCTTTTCGGCCAGCTGCTCGATCGGGTAGCCGCGATGCAGCAGAATTCCTTTGTCACCGTCTATATAGGTGATCTTGGATTCGCAAGAGGCGGTGGACATGAAGCCGGGATCGAAGGTGAAGCGACCCGTGGAGGTCAGGCCTCGAACATCGATTACGTCAGGCCCTACGGTGCCGGTTAAAACGGGCAGTTCGATGGCATCAGCGCCCTCGATGATCAACTGCGCTTTGTTGTCAGCCATGTATGGCCTCCTGTTTTATGCTTGGAATCATCATGGCCCCCCACGCAGGGCCCGCATCACTATAGTGAGATAAATCTCAAAGTCAATTTGCGGAAGTCGCCTGCGGCAGAGGGGTTTTACGGTCAATTCGCGTCACGGAAAAGGCTATTTACGGCATTTGGAATCCGGGGCGCCATCCGCCTTTAGTGGCACTGCACCACATTGTCATTAGCGACCTAACTGTTTATACTCGGCGACCGACCGGCAGGGGCCAAACAGGCAGTTTCCTGTGGGTTGTCACTCGTGGGTGGCGGGTACCGCTGCGTACTCTTCCCAACAACTTTGCCCTGCGCGTTAGGGGCTCTCAAGTGTGAAAAAAAGCCGTGAAAAGCCAACGACCTGTAAACCTAGATCTTAGGACAATAAAACTCCCGATCACTGCTTACACCTCAATCCTTCATCGCATCTCCGGCGTGATTCTGTTTGTGGGTGTAGCCATTCTGCTGCTTGCGCTGGATACCTCGCTTTCTTCTGCCGAAGGCTTCGAAGAGGTAAAGGCGTATCTTGGCAGTCCGCTGGCGAAGCTCGTGGTCTGGGTGCTGCTGTCCGCATTGCTGTATCACCTGGTGGCCGGTGTACGTCATCTGGTCATGGACACCGGGCATGGTGAGACGCTGGAAGGCGGCAAGCTGGGCTCGAAAATCGTTCTGGCCGTTTCGGCGGTACTGATCGTTCTGGCTGGAGTGTGGATATGGTAACCAACGTCACGAACTTCTCGCGTTCGGGTCTGTATGACTGGATGGCCCAGCGGGTCTCCGCAGTGGTTCTCGCGGCTTATTTTCTTTTCCTGATCGGATACCTGGTTGTGAATCCAGGGCTGGAATACGCCCAGTGGCAGGAGCTTTTTTCGGCCAGCTGGATGCGCATCTTCAGTCTGCTGGCGCTGGTCGCCCTGAGTGTGCATGCATGGGTTGGTATGTGGACGATTTCCACTGACTACCTGACCAACATGGCAATCGGTAAGTGGGCTACCGGTGTGCGTTTCCTCTTCCAGGCAGTGTGTGGCATCGCCATGTTCACGTTCTTCGTCTGGGGTGTGCAGATTCTTTGGGGTATCTGATCCATGGCTAGCATTCGTACTCTTTCTTATGACGCCATCATTATTGGTGGCGGTGGCGCGGGCATGCGCGCCGCGCTGCAGTTGGCCCAGGGCGGCCATAAAACTGCGGTGGTGACCAAGGTCTTTCCGACTCGCTCGCACACCGTTTCCGCACAGGGTGGCATCACCTGCGCCATCGCATCGGCCGATCCGAACGATGATTGGCGCTGGCATATGTACGATACCGTCAAGGGCTCCGACTATATCGGTGACCAGGACGCTATCGAATACATGTGCTCCGTTGGCCCTGAGGCCGTGTTCGAGCTGGAGCACATGGGGCTGCCGTTCTCGCGTACCGAACAGGGGCGTATCTACCAGCGTCCGTTCGGCGGCCAGTCGAAAGACTATGGCAAGGGCGGCCAGGCGGCTCGTACCTGTGCTGCCGCTGACCGTACCGGCCACGCGTTGCTGCACACCCTCTATCAGGCCAACCTCAAGGCAGGTACGTCCTTCCTGAACGAGTGGTACGGCGTGGATCTGGTGAAGAATCAGGATGGCGCCATTGTCGGCATCATCGCGATCTGCATCGAAAATGGTGAAACGGTCTATATCCGTTCCAAGGCCGTGGTTCTGGCTACTGGCGGCGCGGGTCGCATCTACGCATCGACCACCAATGCCCTGATCAATACCGGCGACGGTGTTGGCATGGCGCTGCGTGCTGGTGTGCCGGTGCAGGACATCGAGATGTGGCAGTTCCACCCGACCGGCATCGCCGGCGCCGGCGTGCTGGTGACCGAAGGCTGCCGTGGTGAGGGCGGTTATCTGATCAACAAGCACGGCGAGCGTTTCATGGAGCGTTATGCTCCTAACGCGAAAGACCTGGCGGGTCGCGACGTGGTCGCTCGTTCAATGGTCAAGGAAATCCTGGCCGGCAACGGCTGCGGTCCGGATGGCGACCATGTGATGCTGAAGCTCGACCATCTTGGCGAAGAAGTGCTGCATAGCCGCCTGCCAGGTATCTGCGAGCTGTCGAAGACATTCGCCCATGTCGATCCGGTGACTGCTCCGGTCCCTGTGGTACCGACCTGCCACTACATGATGGGCGGCATCGCCACCAACATTCATGGCCAGGCCATGACTCAGGACGCCAACGGCAACGACAAGATCATTGAAGGCTTGTTCGCGGTGGGCGAAGTGGCATGCGTATCCGTGCATGGCGCGAACCGTCTCGGCGGCAACTCGCTGCTGGACCTGGTGGTGTTCGGTCGTGCGGCCGGCCTGCATCTGGAGAAGGCGCTGAAGGAAGGGATCGAGCACCGCGGTGCTACCGAAACCGATCTGGACGTCGCGCTGAATCGCCTGGCCAGCCTGAACGAGCGGACGGCTGGCGAAGACGTCGCGTCGTTGCGCAAAGAGCTGCAGAGCTGCATGCAGAACTACTTCGGTGTATTCCGTACTGGCGAATACATGCAGAAGGGTATCGCTCAGCTTGCCGATCTGCGTCAGCGTATCGCTACGGTCAAGATCTCCGACAAGAGCCAGGCCTTCAATACCGCGCGTATCGAAGCGCTGGAATTGCAGAACCTTCTCGAAGTGGCCGAGGCGACTGCCATCGCCGCTGAAAACCGCAAAGAGTCCCGCGGCGCACATGCCCGTGAAGACTTCGAAGAGCGTGATGATGAGAACTGGCTGTGCCACACCCTGTACTTCCCGGGTGAAAAGCGTGTAGCCAAGCGTGCCGTGAACTTCTCTCCGAAGACAGTTCCGACTTTCGAACCCAAGGTCCGGACTTACTGAGGTCGCCGATATGTTGCAAGTGAGCGTTTATCGCTACAACCCGGATAAAGACGAAAAGCCCTACATGCAGGATTTTCAGGTCAATACCGATGGTAAGGACCTGATGGTGCTGGACGTGC is a genomic window of Stutzerimonas stutzeri containing:
- the gltA gene encoding citrate synthase gives rise to the protein MADNKAQLIIEGADAIELPVLTGTVGPDVIDVRGLTSTGRFTFDPGFMSTASCESKITYIDGDKGILLHRGYPIEQLAEKADYLETCYLLLNGELPTAEEKAKFISTVKNHTMVHEQLKSFLNGFRRDAHPMAIMCGVVGALSAFYHDSLDINDPHHREISAVRLVAKMPTLAAMVYKYSMGQPMMYPRNDLNYAENFLHMMFNTPCEVKPISPVLAKAMDRIFILHADHEQNASTSTVRLAGSTGANPFACIAAGIAALWGPAHGGANEAVLTMLDEIGDVSNIETFLAKAKDKNDPFKLMGFGHRVYKNFDPRAKVMKQTCDEVLGELGINDPQLELAMKLEEIALNDPYFAERNLYPNVDFYSGIILKAIGIPTSMFTVIFALARTVGWISHWKEMIAMGQKIGRPRQLYTGHPQRDLPR
- a CDS encoding flagellar protein FliT, translating into MPSRTQAFATLTGKLRDALAAGDWAAIATLDEECRALVASLRDEDASDVGLRDQLESLTNLYGELQHSGRNERERLIGELTRLSQSKHVNQAYTPLD
- a CDS encoding DMT family protein — translated: MPIWLQTAALLCVSNLFMTFAWYGHLKTLNGKPWLIAALISWCIALFEYLIMVPANRIGYTELSIGQLKIMQEVITLAIFVPFSVLYMQQPLKLDYLWAGLCLLGAVYFIFRS
- the sdhA gene encoding succinate dehydrogenase flavoprotein subunit, coding for MASIRTLSYDAIIIGGGGAGMRAALQLAQGGHKTAVVTKVFPTRSHTVSAQGGITCAIASADPNDDWRWHMYDTVKGSDYIGDQDAIEYMCSVGPEAVFELEHMGLPFSRTEQGRIYQRPFGGQSKDYGKGGQAARTCAAADRTGHALLHTLYQANLKAGTSFLNEWYGVDLVKNQDGAIVGIIAICIENGETVYIRSKAVVLATGGAGRIYASTTNALINTGDGVGMALRAGVPVQDIEMWQFHPTGIAGAGVLVTEGCRGEGGYLINKHGERFMERYAPNAKDLAGRDVVARSMVKEILAGNGCGPDGDHVMLKLDHLGEEVLHSRLPGICELSKTFAHVDPVTAPVPVVPTCHYMMGGIATNIHGQAMTQDANGNDKIIEGLFAVGEVACVSVHGANRLGGNSLLDLVVFGRAAGLHLEKALKEGIEHRGATETDLDVALNRLASLNERTAGEDVASLRKELQSCMQNYFGVFRTGEYMQKGIAQLADLRQRIATVKISDKSQAFNTARIEALELQNLLEVAEATAIAAENRKESRGAHAREDFEERDDENWLCHTLYFPGEKRVAKRAVNFSPKTVPTFEPKVRTY
- a CDS encoding pyrimidine/purine nucleoside phosphorylase translates to MFKVNEYFDGTVKSIAFDMAAGPATIGVMAPGDYEFGTNQLEVMHVVAGSLDVKLPGSENYQTFGAGSQFTVPANSTFQLKVASDTAYLCEYR
- a CDS encoding YkgJ family cysteine cluster protein — encoded protein: MNCRPGCGACCIAPSISSPIPGMPFGKPAGERCMHLSDSNHCALFGQPSRPGVCAAFQADRLVCGDRREDAIRLLGWLEQATA
- the sdhC gene encoding succinate dehydrogenase, cytochrome b556 subunit yields the protein MKSQRPVNLDLRTIKLPITAYTSILHRISGVILFVGVAILLLALDTSLSSAEGFEEVKAYLGSPLAKLVVWVLLSALLYHLVAGVRHLVMDTGHGETLEGGKLGSKIVLAVSAVLIVLAGVWIW
- the sdhD gene encoding succinate dehydrogenase, hydrophobic membrane anchor protein, translating into MVTNVTNFSRSGLYDWMAQRVSAVVLAAYFLFLIGYLVVNPGLEYAQWQELFSASWMRIFSLLALVALSVHAWVGMWTISTDYLTNMAIGKWATGVRFLFQAVCGIAMFTFFVWGVQILWGI